One region of Emys orbicularis isolate rEmyOrb1 chromosome 4, rEmyOrb1.hap1, whole genome shotgun sequence genomic DNA includes:
- the FADD gene encoding FAS-associated death domain protein, translated as MDPFLSLLHSFSMSLSDNELSALKFLCLSKIGKRKLESVKTGNDLFTILLEQREIAREKVDFLQLMIKTIKREDLIMQLQEFIEGGQGDVVDHLDEKEKCQQNVAFEVICDNVGKNWKMLVRRLGISDTKIDRILTANPYNLQEQLMQSLREWQKWKGKEAKVADLIKALRDCKMNLVADKVELELFQRED; from the exons ATGGACCCATTTTTGTCTCTCCTGCATTCATTTTCCATGAGCTTATCTGACAATGAGCTCTCTGCCCTTAAATTTCTGTGCCTGAGCAAAATTGGCAAAAGGAAGCTTGAGTCTGTCAAAACTGGCAATGATCTCTTCACCATCCTCCTTGAACAGCGGGAGATTGCAAGAGAGAAGGTAGATTTTCTCCAGCTCATGATCAAAACCATTAAAAGAGAAGATCTGATAATGCAACTACAGGAGTTCATAGAAGGTGGACAAGGTGATGTTGTCGACCATCTAGAtgagaaagaaaaat gtCAGCAGAATGTAGCTTTTGAAGTTATATGTGACAATGTTGGGAAGAACTGGAAAATGCTAGTTCGAAGATTAGGAATTTCTGATACAAAAATTGACAGAATTCTAACAGCCAATCCTTATAACTTGCAAGAACAATTGATGCAGTCACTTCGAGAGTGGCAGAAATGGAAGGGAAAGGAAGCTAAGGTTGCTGACTTAATAAAAGCCCTTCGGGATTGCAAAATGAACTTGGTAGCAGACAAAGTTGAACTTGAACTTTTCCAACGGGAGGACTAA